One genomic segment of Devosia sp. includes these proteins:
- a CDS encoding YiiD C-terminal domain-containing protein has product MTPDALAHYLHQTIPLARAMAVEVGEVSDGMVALRAPLPPNLNMHGTMFGGSIATLGLLACWSVLHLRLVDQDIAAQLVVHRSETEFLRPVAGIAEARAHLAPALWPDFATTLRRRGRARMALTSEMRSGDQLVARFSGQFVALAEI; this is encoded by the coding sequence ATGACCCCGGACGCGCTGGCCCACTATCTTCACCAGACCATCCCGCTGGCGCGGGCCATGGCGGTGGAGGTCGGTGAGGTCAGCGATGGTATGGTCGCCCTGCGCGCCCCGCTGCCACCCAATCTCAACATGCATGGCACCATGTTCGGCGGCAGTATCGCCACGTTGGGCCTGTTGGCCTGCTGGTCGGTTCTCCACCTGCGCCTCGTGGACCAGGACATTGCCGCGCAACTGGTGGTGCATCGCAGCGAAACGGAATTTCTCCGTCCCGTGGCCGGGATTGCCGAGGCCAGGGCCCATCTGGCCCCTGCCCTGTGGCCGGATTTCGCCACGACGCTGCGGCGCCGTGGACGCGCCCGGATGGCGCTGACATCCGAAATGCGAAGCGGCGATCAACTGGTCGCGCGATTTTCCGGGCAATTCGTTGCCCTGGCCGAGATTTAG
- the trmFO gene encoding methylenetetrahydrofolate--tRNA-(uracil(54)-C(5))-methyltransferase (FADH(2)-oxidizing) TrmFO — MSHEPIHIIGGGLAGSEAAWQAAEAGVPVILHEMRGIRATDAHQTDDLAELVCSNSFRSDDHEQNAVGLLHEEMRRCNSLIMQAADRHKLPAGGALAVDRHGFSADVTQAIANHPNITVLREEIAGWPPAEWKHVIIATGPLTSPDMAAAILAKTGEDALAFFDAIAPIVHYDSIDHDIAWMQSRYDKAGPGGTGADYLNLPMDRDQYYGFVEALKTAPLHEFKDWEKVPYFDGCLPIEVMAERGPETLRHGPMKPVGLTNPRNPTVKPYAIVQLRQDNALGTLWNMVGFQTKMRYGIQTDIFRMIPGLQNAQFARLGGLHRNTFINSPKVLAPNLQLKADPRIRFAGQVTGVEGYVESAALGLITGRLTAAEAKGGVLSIPPATTAFGALIGHITGGHIEAESYSGARSFQPMNVNFGLFPEVTITKPEGVKRWRGPEKTIAKRRAITSRALEDLKAWA, encoded by the coding sequence ATGTCACACGAACCCATTCACATCATCGGCGGCGGTCTCGCCGGTTCGGAAGCCGCCTGGCAGGCTGCGGAGGCCGGTGTCCCGGTCATCCTGCACGAAATGCGCGGAATCAGGGCCACCGACGCGCATCAGACCGACGACCTGGCGGAACTCGTCTGTTCCAACTCCTTCCGCTCCGACGACCACGAGCAGAATGCTGTTGGGCTTTTGCACGAGGAAATGCGCCGCTGCAATTCCCTGATCATGCAGGCCGCAGACCGGCACAAGCTGCCCGCCGGCGGCGCACTGGCGGTCGACCGCCACGGCTTTTCGGCCGACGTGACGCAGGCGATTGCCAATCATCCCAATATCACGGTCCTGCGTGAGGAAATCGCGGGTTGGCCGCCGGCTGAGTGGAAGCATGTGATCATTGCCACCGGCCCCCTCACCTCTCCGGACATGGCCGCGGCTATCCTGGCCAAGACCGGCGAGGACGCGCTGGCCTTTTTCGATGCCATCGCGCCCATCGTGCATTACGACAGCATTGATCACGATATCGCCTGGATGCAGTCGCGCTATGACAAGGCCGGCCCAGGCGGCACAGGCGCCGACTATCTCAACCTTCCCATGGACCGTGACCAGTATTACGGCTTCGTCGAGGCGCTGAAGACCGCACCGCTGCATGAATTCAAGGATTGGGAAAAGGTCCCCTATTTCGATGGCTGCCTGCCTATCGAAGTCATGGCGGAACGCGGACCGGAAACGCTGCGCCACGGACCGATGAAGCCTGTCGGCCTCACCAATCCGCGCAATCCCACGGTCAAGCCCTACGCCATCGTCCAATTGCGGCAGGACAATGCGCTGGGCACGCTGTGGAACATGGTCGGCTTCCAGACCAAGATGCGCTACGGCATCCAGACCGATATTTTCCGTATGATCCCGGGCCTGCAAAACGCCCAGTTTGCGCGGCTCGGCGGCCTGCACCGCAATACTTTCATCAACTCGCCCAAGGTTTTGGCGCCCAATCTTCAACTCAAGGCTGATCCGCGCATCCGCTTTGCCGGTCAGGTCACCGGCGTCGAAGGCTATGTCGAAAGCGCCGCGCTCGGCCTGATCACCGGCCGCCTGACTGCCGCCGAGGCCAAGGGCGGAGTCTTGTCCATCCCGCCCGCCACCACGGCGTTCGGCGCGTTGATCGGGCACATTACCGGCGGTCACATCGAGGCCGAAAGCTATAGCGGCGCCCGCTCCTTCCAGCCCATGAACGTCAATTTCGGGCTCTTCCCGGAGGTGACGATCACCAAGCCGGAAGGCGTCAAGCGCTGGCGCGGCCCGGAAAAGACCATAGCCAAGCGCCGTGCCATCACCAGCCGGGCCCTGGAAGACCTCAAGGCCTGGGCATGA
- a CDS encoding DUF1127 domain-containing protein encodes MDIRKTFKKWAAYQQTVRELAALDNRQLNDLGIARTDISRVARDHANSL; translated from the coding sequence ATGGACATCCGCAAGACTTTCAAGAAATGGGCCGCCTACCAGCAGACCGTCCGTGAGCTCGCCGCTCTCGACAACCGTCAGCTCAACGATCTGGGCATCGCACGCACCGACATCAGCCGTGTTGCTCGCGATCATGCCAACTCGCTCTGA
- the uvrA gene encoding excinuclease ABC subunit UvrA yields MTDKPSLNCEIVVRGAREHNLKGIDVKLPRDSLIVMTGLSGSGKSSLAFDTIYAEGQRRYVESLSAYARQFLEMMQKPDVEHIEGLSPAISIEQKTTSRNPRSTVGTVTEIYDYLRLLYARVGIPYSPATGLPIESQTVSQMVDRTLELEDGTRLYLLAPIARGRKGEFKKELADLMRKGFQRVKIDGEYHEIEDAPALDKKFKHDIEVVVDRLVISRDISGRLAESFETALKLAEGIALIEFADEKNEDGTPRQITFSEKFACPVSGFTIAEIEPRLFSFNNPFGACPVCDGLGTEQKIDPDQVIPDATLSLRDGAILPWSKTSAPYYQQTLQAVVKHFGASTGTAWNELPLDVQHAVLYGTDKTKIDFVYDDGLRQYKTSKVFEGVIGNLERRYKETESAGMREEIEKYMSAKPCVACGGYRLKPESLAVKIDGLHIGQVTEQSIRQASQWFNDLSGKLNATQSQIGERILKEIRERLKFLNDVGLEYLSMSRNSGTLSGGESQRIRLASQIGSGLTGVLYVLDEPSIGLHQRDNARLLETLQRLRDLGNTVIVVEHDEDAILTADYVLDIGPGAGVNGGRIVAEGTPQDILNHPDSLTGKYLSGRMGIPLPAERREGKAGKTLSVRGATGNNLKNVSVDVPLGMFVAITGVSGGGKSTLMIDTMYQAIARRLNGARVVPAPHESLTGLEYLDKVIDIDQSPIGRTPRSNPATYTGAFTPLREWFASLPEAKTRGYGPGRFSFNVKGGRCEKCEGDGVLKIEMHFLPDVYVTCDVCKGKRYNRETLEVQFKGKSISDVLDMTIEEGVEFFSAVPVIRDKLATLQRVGLGYVKIGQPATTLSGGEAQRVKLSKELSKRATGRTLYMLDEPTTGLHFHDVAKLLDVLHELVEGGNTVVVIEHNLEVIKTADWIIDMGPEGGDGGGEVVAIGTPEEVAANPHSHTGSFLKEVMARRPEYATRAAE; encoded by the coding sequence ATGACCGACAAGCCCAGCCTCAACTGCGAAATCGTCGTGCGCGGCGCCCGCGAGCACAATCTCAAGGGCATCGACGTCAAGCTGCCGCGCGACAGCCTGATCGTGATGACGGGGCTTTCCGGCTCGGGCAAGTCGTCTCTGGCGTTCGACACGATCTATGCCGAAGGCCAGCGGCGCTATGTCGAATCCCTGTCTGCCTATGCAAGGCAGTTCCTGGAAATGATGCAGAAGCCCGATGTCGAGCACATCGAGGGGTTGTCGCCCGCCATTTCCATCGAGCAGAAGACCACCTCGCGCAATCCGCGCTCGACGGTCGGCACCGTTACGGAAATCTACGATTATCTGCGCCTGCTTTATGCACGCGTCGGCATTCCCTATTCGCCCGCCACGGGCCTGCCCATTGAAAGCCAGACCGTCAGCCAGATGGTCGACCGCACCCTGGAGCTCGAAGACGGCACCCGTCTTTACCTCCTTGCGCCCATCGCGCGCGGCCGCAAGGGCGAGTTCAAGAAGGAATTGGCCGATCTGATGCGCAAGGGCTTTCAGCGCGTCAAGATCGATGGCGAGTATCACGAAATCGAGGATGCCCCGGCCCTCGACAAGAAGTTCAAGCACGACATCGAGGTCGTGGTGGACCGGTTGGTCATATCCCGGGATATTTCCGGCCGCCTGGCCGAAAGTTTCGAGACCGCGCTGAAACTGGCCGAGGGCATCGCCCTCATCGAGTTCGCCGACGAAAAAAACGAGGACGGCACCCCGCGCCAGATCACCTTCTCGGAAAAGTTCGCCTGCCCGGTTTCCGGCTTCACCATAGCCGAGATCGAGCCGCGCCTGTTCTCCTTCAACAATCCCTTCGGCGCCTGCCCGGTCTGCGATGGTCTGGGCACCGAGCAGAAGATCGATCCCGATCAGGTCATTCCCGATGCCACCCTGTCCCTGCGCGACGGGGCCATCCTGCCCTGGTCCAAGACCAGTGCACCCTATTACCAGCAGACCCTGCAGGCCGTGGTGAAGCATTTCGGGGCCTCGACCGGCACCGCCTGGAACGAGCTGCCGCTCGATGTGCAGCACGCCGTTCTCTACGGCACCGACAAGACCAAGATCGACTTCGTCTATGACGATGGCCTGCGGCAATACAAGACGTCCAAGGTCTTCGAGGGCGTCATCGGCAATCTTGAGCGGCGCTACAAGGAGACCGAGAGCGCCGGCATGCGCGAGGAAATCGAGAAATACATGTCGGCCAAGCCCTGCGTAGCCTGCGGCGGCTACCGGCTGAAGCCGGAATCGCTGGCGGTCAAGATCGATGGCCTGCATATCGGTCAGGTCACCGAACAGTCGATCCGCCAGGCCTCGCAGTGGTTCAATGATCTATCCGGCAAGCTCAATGCCACCCAGAGCCAGATCGGCGAACGCATCCTCAAGGAAATTCGCGAGCGCCTGAAATTCCTCAACGATGTCGGGCTCGAATATCTGTCCATGTCGCGCAATTCGGGCACCCTCTCGGGCGGCGAGAGCCAGCGCATTCGTCTCGCCAGCCAGATCGGCTCGGGCCTGACCGGCGTGCTCTACGTGCTCGACGAGCCCTCCATTGGCCTGCATCAGCGCGACAATGCGCGCCTGCTCGAAACGCTGCAGCGCCTGCGCGACCTGGGCAATACCGTCATTGTGGTTGAGCACGACGAGGATGCGATCCTGACTGCGGACTATGTCCTCGACATTGGCCCGGGTGCCGGCGTCAATGGCGGGCGCATCGTCGCCGAGGGCACGCCGCAGGATATTCTCAACCACCCCGATTCCCTGACCGGCAAGTATCTCTCCGGCCGCATGGGCATTCCGCTGCCGGCCGAGCGGCGCGAGGGCAAGGCGGGCAAGACGCTTTCGGTTCGTGGCGCCACCGGCAACAATCTCAAGAATGTGTCCGTCGACGTGCCGCTCGGCATGTTCGTGGCCATCACCGGCGTTTCCGGCGGCGGCAAGTCGACCCTGATGATCGACACAATGTATCAGGCCATCGCCCGGCGTCTGAACGGCGCGCGCGTGGTCCCTGCCCCGCATGAAAGCCTGACGGGTCTCGAATATCTCGACAAGGTCATCGACATCGACCAGTCCCCCATCGGCCGCACGCCGCGGTCCAATCCGGCCACCTATACGGGGGCCTTCACGCCGCTGCGTGAATGGTTCGCCAGCCTGCCGGAAGCGAAAACCCGTGGTTATGGGCCAGGCCGCTTCTCGTTCAACGTCAAGGGCGGGCGCTGCGAGAAGTGCGAGGGCGATGGCGTCCTCAAGATCGAAATGCACTTCCTGCCCGACGTTTACGTCACCTGCGACGTCTGCAAGGGCAAGCGCTACAATCGCGAGACACTGGAGGTCCAGTTCAAGGGCAAGTCGATTTCCGACGTGCTCGACATGACCATCGAGGAAGGCGTCGAGTTCTTCTCGGCCGTCCCGGTCATTCGCGATAAGCTGGCGACGCTGCAGCGGGTCGGGCTGGGCTATGTCAAGATCGGCCAGCCGGCCACGACGCTCTCGGGCGGCGAGGCGCAGCGCGTAAAACTCTCCAAGGAGCTGTCCAAGCGCGCCACTGGCCGCACGCTCTACATGCTCGATGAGCCGACAACCGGCCTGCATTTCCACGATGTGGCCAAATTGCTCGATGTGCTGCACGAGCTGGTCGAGGGCGGCAATACCGTGGTGGTCATCGAGCACAATCTTGAGGTCATCAAGACCGCGGACTGGATCATCGACATGGGCCCCGAAGGTGGCGATGGCGGTGGTGAAGTTGTTGCCATAGGCACGCCCGAGGAAGTGGCCGCCAATCCGCACTCGCATACCGGCAGCTTCCTCAAGGAAGTCATGGCCCGCCGCCCGGAATACGCCACGCGCGCCGCCGAGTAA
- a CDS encoding YcxB family protein — MDRSTTFTMSKDDLMSAGRRAVFFSLSQRRTMIRLGLLWLAALIIVIGIFMLARPGRYDLLGILPIALLIATTAAVVAPTVLPLISLPMVIRRRFAQDATLRRPLTMSWTDTHFRAETEGLSNNLPWADYVKWAEGKEQFLFFLSDYNYQILPKRVLTEAQVTDIRAVIQAARD, encoded by the coding sequence ATGGATCGCAGCACGACTTTCACCATGAGCAAGGATGACCTGATGAGCGCAGGCCGCCGGGCGGTGTTTTTCAGTCTCAGCCAACGGCGCACGATGATCCGGCTCGGACTGCTGTGGCTGGCGGCACTGATCATCGTCATCGGCATATTCATGTTGGCGCGGCCGGGGCGCTATGACCTGCTAGGCATTCTGCCGATCGCCTTGCTGATCGCCACCACCGCTGCAGTGGTGGCACCGACCGTCCTGCCGCTGATCAGCCTTCCTATGGTCATCAGGCGGCGCTTCGCGCAGGACGCCACGCTCCGCCGTCCGCTGACCATGAGCTGGACCGACACGCATTTTCGGGCCGAAACAGAAGGGCTGAGCAATAATCTGCCCTGGGCGGACTATGTGAAATGGGCCGAGGGCAAGGAACAGTTCCTGTTCTTCCTCTCGGACTACAACTACCAGATCCTGCCAAAGCGGGTGCTCACCGAAGCGCAGGTCACCGATATCAGGGCTGTGATCCAGGCCGCACGCGATTAG
- the ssb gene encoding single-stranded DNA-binding protein, protein MAGSVNKVILVGNLGADPEVRNLPNGGKVVNLSVATSESWKDRNTGERREKTEWHRVVIFSEGLTRVAESYLRKGSKVYLEGQLQTRKWQDQSGQDKYSTEVVLQGFNSNLTLLDGRNDGDNAGGGFRGNDDGGFRGVRDNSGGNGGGRRPSSNAPAFEPGGMDDDIPF, encoded by the coding sequence ATGGCTGGCAGCGTGAACAAGGTCATTCTGGTGGGCAATCTGGGTGCGGACCCGGAAGTGCGCAACCTGCCCAATGGCGGCAAGGTGGTCAATCTGAGCGTCGCGACGTCGGAAAGCTGGAAGGACAGGAACACCGGTGAACGCCGCGAGAAGACCGAGTGGCACCGCGTGGTGATCTTTTCGGAGGGCTTGACCCGGGTCGCCGAAAGCTATCTGCGCAAGGGCAGCAAGGTCTATCTTGAAGGCCAGCTGCAGACCCGCAAATGGCAGGATCAGTCAGGCCAGGACAAATACTCGACCGAAGTCGTGCTGCAGGGTTTCAACTCCAACCTGACCCTGCTCGATGGCCGCAATGACGGCGACAACGCCGGCGGCGGCTTCCGGGGCAATGACGATGGTGGCTTCCGTGGCGTCCGTGACAATTCGGGCGGCAATGGCGGCGGGCGCCGGCCCTCCAGCAATGCCCCGGCCTTCGAGCCCGGCGGCATGGACGACGATATCCCGTTCTGA